Proteins encoded in a region of the Halodesulfovibrio marinisediminis DSM 17456 genome:
- a CDS encoding type II secretion system F family protein, translating into MNYLILIPALVGITILVVSYFLLNYFMRKDPKKVVQKRVEKIVGGPEPSQPNNNKTTAYKYDEKTSALGLKLFKAGLRAPWAPKAYWAVRIGLALVGIAFVWWLGRRYPEQLLLMQVFVLQFVAAGVGFFLPTFLLSYRINKRKQEISWELPEVLDLLVVCIEAGMGLEQGIARVSDEIATSCPILHSEFRQMSLELLAGKGRTEALRRLAVRADCDDLNSLIAMLVQAETFGTSISQTLRIYSDSLRTKRMQRAEEVAGKLPVKLLIPLILFIFPMLMLILMGPAVIRISKMFIY; encoded by the coding sequence ATGAATTATCTTATTTTAATCCCAGCCTTAGTTGGAATAACTATTTTGGTTGTTTCATATTTTTTGTTGAATTACTTCATGCGCAAAGATCCCAAAAAGGTTGTTCAAAAACGCGTTGAAAAGATAGTTGGTGGTCCCGAGCCATCACAACCTAATAATAATAAAACGACGGCATATAAGTATGATGAGAAAACTAGTGCTCTTGGCCTGAAATTATTTAAAGCTGGTTTACGTGCGCCTTGGGCACCAAAGGCATACTGGGCTGTACGCATAGGATTAGCGTTAGTTGGAATAGCTTTTGTCTGGTGGTTGGGTCGTCGCTATCCCGAGCAACTTCTGCTTATGCAAGTATTTGTATTACAATTTGTTGCCGCTGGAGTGGGCTTTTTTCTCCCTACTTTTTTGTTATCCTACCGAATCAATAAAAGAAAACAGGAGATATCCTGGGAGCTTCCAGAGGTACTCGACTTACTTGTTGTTTGTATTGAAGCAGGAATGGGACTGGAGCAAGGCATTGCACGCGTATCAGACGAAATTGCTACAAGTTGTCCAATCCTGCATTCTGAATTTAGACAGATGTCACTTGAGCTGCTTGCAGGTAAAGGTAGAACAGAAGCTCTGAGACGACTTGCTGTTAGAGCTGACTGTGATGATTTAAATAGCCTTATAGCAATGCTTGTCCAAGCTGAAACCTTTGGTACAAGTATATCACAAACTCTTCGTATCTATTCTGATTCGTTAAGAACAAAGCGTATGCAGCGAGCCGAAGAAGTGGCAGGCAAACTCCCTGTAAAACTTTTAATTCCGCTTATCTTGTTCATTTTTCCAATGTTAATGCTCATTCTCATGGGACCGGCAGTAATTCGTATTTCCAAGATGTTTATCTACTAA
- a CDS encoding TetR/AcrR family transcriptional regulator: MARKKEFDQDVILDRALDLFWELGYEFTSIQDLVERLGIGRGSLYNAFGDKHTLFLMALNRYLDNGLARIKRDLESVPPREAIPSFFNKIVEETIADPLRRGCFYVNMTAEIASRDSEVAEILASHRADVVKVFEKAVMKAQEAGASPDLNPKAAAEFFYNTLLGLRVSAKCAPDRASLDRIVSLATSLLN, encoded by the coding sequence ATGGCAAGAAAAAAAGAATTTGATCAGGATGTCATTCTTGACCGTGCTCTCGATCTCTTTTGGGAGCTGGGCTACGAATTTACATCCATTCAGGATTTAGTCGAACGTCTCGGCATCGGTCGTGGCAGTTTGTACAATGCGTTTGGTGATAAACACACGCTCTTTCTTATGGCGTTGAATCGGTATTTAGACAATGGTCTTGCACGAATTAAAAGAGACTTGGAAAGCGTACCTCCGCGCGAGGCTATTCCCTCTTTCTTTAATAAAATAGTGGAAGAGACTATTGCTGATCCGCTTCGGCGTGGTTGTTTTTATGTGAATATGACAGCCGAAATTGCATCCCGTGATTCTGAGGTAGCTGAAATTTTGGCGAGCCATCGTGCCGATGTCGTCAAAGTTTTTGAAAAGGCTGTCATGAAAGCGCAAGAAGCAGGTGCATCGCCTGATCTTAACCCAAAAGCAGCAGCCGAGTTCTTTTATAACACGTTACTTGGTCTTCGTGTTTCAGCCAAATGTGCACCGGATCGTGCGTCCTTAGATCGCATCGTATCCTTAGCAACATCATTACTTAATTAG
- a CDS encoding nuclear transport factor 2 family protein gives MTEVAYKFARSLDRVDGELMKACYWDDAIEEHQDPIFPELFFYNGNAWEFVPQGMEGFKALKATQHRVSNMLIELDGDTATAECYIWAYHVAEEDGVDKEGILGGRHHFIFEKRNDEWRIKHRSTVFDWNQNQNASAIWSANYSDKYKGKRDTSDDSYNYIERAKKA, from the coding sequence ATTACTGAGGTAGCGTACAAATTTGCTCGTTCTCTTGATCGAGTAGATGGTGAATTGATGAAAGCATGTTACTGGGATGACGCTATCGAAGAACATCAAGATCCAATTTTTCCAGAATTGTTTTTCTACAACGGTAATGCATGGGAGTTTGTTCCACAGGGAATGGAAGGCTTTAAGGCTCTGAAGGCAACCCAGCACCGAGTCAGCAATATGTTGATTGAACTGGATGGCGATACTGCAACAGCTGAGTGCTACATCTGGGCATATCATGTTGCTGAAGAAGACGGTGTGGATAAAGAAGGTATTCTTGGTGGCAGACACCATTTCATCTTTGAAAAAAGAAATGATGAATGGCGGATTAAGCATCGTTCTACCGTTTTTGATTGGAACCAGAATCAGAATGCAAGTGCAATTTGGAGTGCTAACTATTCAGATAAATACAAGGGGAAGCGCGACACCTCCGACGACAGTTATAACTACATTGAACGGGCAAAAAAAGCGTAA
- a CDS encoding tetratricopeptide repeat protein — protein sequence MRTAWGVFSVILLCFGLLLTGCKKNIESSASMQEWLEEHDPKEEMTWQAYVREGDQYAAQENLEQAYMQYSKALHLQPENLELRVKRGDILFRKKLMEKALVEYTAVLEKEADRHDANLGVGKVYFAVNDHDKAAEHLEKASGGGCMYWEADAIMGIISDYNGDPLEGENFFLEALRCEPNNGDVLNNLGTCYLLQGKHAEAVDAFINAIKAGNTKKRVYNNLGIALVKTERYQEAFEAFRMSASEAVAYNNIGYIYYLLQNYDKAVKCFEKAISMHSAYYAEADENLKRAKAALFSKKIDNSQPEFEQHQAYSTNIISTDSALQETNLFE from the coding sequence ATGAGAACTGCTTGGGGTGTTTTTAGTGTTATCTTGTTGTGTTTTGGGCTGTTACTCACCGGTTGTAAAAAGAACATTGAATCTAGTGCGAGTATGCAGGAATGGCTTGAAGAGCATGATCCCAAAGAAGAAATGACCTGGCAAGCATATGTTCGAGAAGGCGATCAATACGCTGCACAAGAGAACTTAGAACAAGCCTATATGCAGTACAGCAAAGCATTGCATCTCCAGCCAGAAAATTTAGAGTTGCGTGTTAAGCGTGGCGATATTCTGTTCCGTAAAAAGCTTATGGAAAAAGCCTTGGTTGAATACACTGCTGTGTTGGAGAAGGAAGCAGATCGTCATGATGCCAACTTAGGGGTAGGCAAAGTTTATTTTGCTGTTAATGACCACGACAAGGCAGCTGAACATCTGGAAAAAGCCAGCGGTGGCGGTTGTATGTACTGGGAAGCAGATGCAATTATGGGCATTATAAGTGACTACAATGGTGATCCACTAGAAGGCGAGAACTTTTTCCTTGAGGCGTTACGATGTGAACCGAATAATGGTGATGTCCTCAATAACCTTGGCACCTGCTATTTGTTGCAAGGAAAACATGCTGAAGCGGTAGATGCTTTTATTAATGCTATTAAAGCAGGGAATACTAAAAAAAGAGTCTATAATAACTTGGGCATAGCTCTGGTTAAAACCGAACGCTACCAGGAAGCCTTTGAAGCATTTAGAATGTCAGCATCTGAAGCGGTAGCGTATAATAATATCGGATACATATATTATCTGCTGCAAAACTATGACAAGGCCGTTAAGTGCTTTGAAAAAGCCATATCCATGCATTCTGCATATTATGCAGAAGCTGATGAAAACCTAAAACGCGCTAAGGCTGCGCTATTTTCAAAGAAAATCGATAATAGTCAGCCTGAGTTTGAACAGCACCAAGCTTATTCAACGAATATTATTTCTACCGATTCGGCTTTGCAAGAAACGAACTTATTTGAATAA
- a CDS encoding NADH:flavin oxidoreductase has protein sequence MMKVFEKKRINGLELANSFVRSATAEGASLPNDEVSKHHTATLAALAKGGVGLIIAGSASVSPEGGAPGIAGIYADSQIEGHRRTTDAVHAGGGKIALQIFHNGKMTSKAATGLTVLAVSKDNDMGDDVKEMDAADFKRIGEAFVQATVRAKKAGYDAVQFHVAHGYFLHQVLSPMDNRRTDEYGGTLEKRIRFIAESIAATRKAVGPDYPLLLKISSEDFIEGGVTLEDALEATKQFVAAGIDAVETSSGLAGDIARLGINSFAKEAYNRKQAAYFKENLSVPVMLVGGLRSLDVAEIMLKDGVADFISLSRPLIAEPDLINRWKSGSTEKAFCKSCNGCFKPLMTGDAVVCSVKRALEKKNGTT, from the coding sequence ATGATGAAAGTATTTGAGAAAAAACGAATCAACGGACTTGAGTTAGCTAACAGCTTTGTACGCTCAGCTACAGCGGAAGGGGCTTCATTACCTAACGATGAAGTATCTAAGCATCATACAGCTACCCTTGCTGCATTAGCAAAGGGTGGAGTAGGGCTGATTATTGCCGGTTCTGCTTCTGTGTCTCCTGAAGGTGGTGCACCAGGTATTGCTGGTATCTACGCTGATTCTCAGATTGAAGGCCATCGTCGAACGACAGACGCAGTTCATGCCGGTGGTGGCAAAATTGCTCTGCAAATCTTTCATAACGGAAAAATGACTAGTAAGGCCGCTACAGGCTTAACAGTGCTGGCAGTATCAAAAGATAATGACATGGGCGACGATGTTAAGGAAATGGATGCTGCCGACTTTAAACGCATTGGTGAAGCGTTTGTTCAGGCAACAGTACGTGCTAAGAAGGCTGGATATGATGCAGTGCAGTTCCATGTTGCCCACGGTTATTTCTTGCATCAAGTTCTGTCTCCTATGGATAATCGCCGTACTGATGAATACGGTGGAACCCTTGAAAAACGTATTCGCTTTATTGCAGAAAGCATTGCTGCAACCCGTAAAGCTGTGGGCCCTGACTACCCACTATTGCTGAAAATCAGTAGTGAAGACTTCATCGAAGGTGGCGTTACCCTTGAAGACGCTCTGGAAGCAACGAAACAATTCGTTGCAGCTGGGATTGATGCTGTAGAAACTTCAAGCGGTTTAGCAGGTGATATCGCAAGACTTGGAATTAATTCTTTTGCAAAAGAAGCATATAATAGAAAGCAAGCGGCCTATTTTAAAGAGAATTTGTCAGTTCCTGTGATGCTTGTGGGCGGTCTTCGCTCTCTAGATGTGGCTGAAATTATGTTGAAAGACGGTGTAGCTGATTTTATCTCACTTTCTCGTCCTCTGATTGCAGAGCCTGACCTTATTAATCGCTGGAAGTCAGGTAGTACTGAAAAGGCGTTTTGTAAGTCATGTAATGGCTGTTTTAAACCGCTGATGACTGGGGACGCAGTAGTTTGTTCTGTTAAGCGTGCTCTCGAGAAGAAAAACGGTACGACTTAG